One window of the Nicotiana tabacum cultivar K326 chromosome 4, ASM71507v2, whole genome shotgun sequence genome contains the following:
- the LOC107777157 gene encoding zinc finger BED domain-containing protein RICESLEEPER 2-like — protein MANGIGRCLHEWGINKIFTVTVDNVSSNDVTIKELSKQLTKMGTNLMNGTHLHVRFMAHIMNLVVQDGLKESSVSIEHVRHAVRYVRQSPARLKRAVEFESAFSHYASSEIGLRHYLEHSYIDVGIPTGELLSSDWENVKRITKFLEIVYLLTLKISGSRYVTSNIHFLETCTVVVYLKQLIANEDTILSEMTKNMKEKFDKYWGDRGKMNKIIFISCSLDPCYKLESVSYALVKMFGVDLGATIQAEVTKYMTSLFSEYSSKHPKYRTFRITHTRYKKYKSGSGGVDTRTELDKYVGEETEDDTKEFDVLLWWKLNSARFPILEEMAHDVLAVPISSLASEYWLRNKKLKQPVSVEEDLDKIEQLEQDLSSNGKDLSIIDV, from the exons ATGGCAAATGGTATTGGTAGGTGCTTACATGAGTGGGGGATAAATAAGATCTTCACCGTCACAGTTGATAATGTAAGCTCAAATGATGTGACAATAAAAGAATTGTCTAAGCAATTAACAAAAATGGGAACTAATTTGATGAATGGTACTCACCTTCACGTGAGATTTATGGCTCACATCATGAATCTTGTGGTCCAGGATGGTTTAAAAGAATCTTCAGTGTCTATTGAACATGTTAGACATGCAGTGAGATATGTTAGGCAGTCTCCTGCGAGGTTGAAGAG GGCTGTTGAATTTGAAAGTGCATTTTCACATTATGCTTCTAGTGAAATTGGTTTGAGACATTATCTTGAGCATTCTTATATTGATGTTGGAATTCCTACAGGTGAACTTTTGAGTAGTGATTGGGAGAATGTAAAAAGAATTACAAAGTTTCTTGAAATCGTCTATCTTCTTACTTTGAAGATATCTGGATCACGTTATGTTACATCGAATATTCATTTTCTTGAAACTTGCACAGttgttgtttatttgaagcaatTGATAGCAAATGAAGATACAATTTTAAGTGAAATGACAAAGAATATGAAAGAAAAGTTTGATAAGTATTGGGGTGATCGAGGAAAAATGAATAAGATAATTTTTATCTCATGTAGTTTGGATCCATGTTACAAGCTCGAATCAGTTAGCTATGCACTTGTAAAGATGTTTGGTGTAGATCTGGGGGCAACTATACAAGCAGAAGTGACGAAGTACATGACTTCATTATTTAGTGAGTAT TCAAGCAAGCACCCAAAATATAGGACTTTTAGAATCACTCATACaagatataaaaaatataaaagtgggagTGGAGGTGTTGATACTAGAACAGAGTTAGATAAATATGTAGGTGAAGAAACTGAGGATGACACTAAAGAATTTGATGTTCTTCTTTGGTGGAAATTGAACTCAGCTAGATTTCCTATTCTTGAGGAGATGGCTCATGATGTATTAGCTGTTCCGATTTCAAGTCTGGCATCTGAAT ATTGGCTtcgaaataaaaaattaaaacaacCTGTTAGTGTTGAGGAAGATCTTGATAAAATCGAGCAGCTTGAACAAG aTTTATCCAGCAATGGAAAAGACCTTTCCATAATTGACGTGTAG